The genomic stretch CGTCGGGGCCGGTCCGGCCCGACGCCCGAGGACGAGCCGCGCGACGCCGACCCGGGCGACGCGAGCGGGGCCGAGCCGGCCGGACGGGAGGCGGCTGCGGCCGAGTCGCCCGCCGAGGAGCGCAAACCGGAGAGCCGGCCCGTGCCTGCGGCCCCCTCCGGCGCGCTGATAGAGAGCACCGACCAGTTCGAGGTGCTCCGGCTGCCGAAGAGCCGCAACTCGCCCTTCCCGCCCACCGACTGAGTGTAAGGAGGGGGCCCCTGCTAACGCCTGGTGTATAGCAGGGGACCCCTCCTTACACCCGAAGGGTGTCCGCGCCCCGACTCACCCTGGGAGGGGGGCCGGGTAGGGTCCGCCTCGTGGCGTCCACCGTCGGGGTCATCACCCGCAACCGGAACTTCCGCAGTCTCTTCCTGGCCCAACTGGTGGTTTTCGGCGCCGACTGGTTCGTCATGGTGCCGTTGCTGGTCCTGTTGCCGCAGCTCACCGGCAGCGGGGTGTGGGGTGCGCTGGTGTTGGCCGTGGACACCGGCATCGTGGCGTTGCTGCTGCCGTACACCGGCACCATCGCCGACCGGTTCGACCGCCGCAAGATCATGATCGCCGCGAACGTGGCCGCGCTCGTCGGCGTCCTGCTCCTGCTCGGCGTACGCGACGCCGGCACGGCCTGGCTGGCGATGCTCGGCATCGGCGTGGTCGCGGTGGCCAAGGCGTTCTACTCCCCGGCCGCCCAGGCGGCCCTGCCGAACGTGCTCGACCCCGAGGAGTTGGCCGCCGGCAACGCGGTGGCCGGGTCGGCCTGGGGCACGATGACCGTCGTCGGTGCCTCCCTCGGCGGGGTCCTCAGCGCCGCTGCCGGACCGTACGTCTGCTTCTGGGTCGCCGCGATCGCCCTGGTGCTCGCCGCCGTGCTGGCCACCCGGATCCGCCGCCCCCTCCAGGCGCCACGCGAACGGGACGAGGCCCCGCCGCAGACCTGGGCGGCGATTCGCGAGGCGCTGGGCTACATCGCGCACCGCCCCCGGGTGCTGGCCCTGGTGACGGTGAAGTCGGCGGTGGGCCTCGGCAACGGCGTGCTGACCGTCTTCCCACTGCTGGCCGGGGTGTACGGGGTCGGCGCGCTCGGCACCGGCCTGCTGTTCGCCGTACGCGGCGCGGGCGCGCTGGTCGGCCCGATCCTGATGCGTCGGGTGCTGACCAACCGGGCCTGGCTGCTGCCCGGACTGGCACTGTCCATGTCGGCGTACGGGCTGGCCTATCTGGGCACCTCGGTGGTGCCCTGGTTCCCGCTGGTGCTGGTGCTGGTGTTCGTGGCGCACTTCGCCGGTGGCAGCAACTGGGTGATGTCGAACTTCGCGTTGCAGGGCGAGGTGCCGGACCGGTTGCGCGGCCGGGTGT from Micromonospora craniellae encodes the following:
- a CDS encoding MFS transporter, with protein sequence MASTVGVITRNRNFRSLFLAQLVVFGADWFVMVPLLVLLPQLTGSGVWGALVLAVDTGIVALLLPYTGTIADRFDRRKIMIAANVAALVGVLLLLGVRDAGTAWLAMLGIGVVAVAKAFYSPAAQAALPNVLDPEELAAGNAVAGSAWGTMTVVGASLGGVLSAAAGPYVCFWVAAIALVLAAVLATRIRRPLQAPRERDEAPPQTWAAIREALGYIAHRPRVLALVTVKSAVGLGNGVLTVFPLLAGVYGVGALGTGLLFAVRGAGALVGPILMRRVLTNRAWLLPGLALSMSAYGLAYLGTSVVPWFPLVLVLVFVAHFAGGSNWVMSNFALQGEVPDRLRGRVFATDMMLATQAISVSQLAVAAVVDVVDERIVLASCGLVTLTYAVGWRIATRRLSLTTPAAAPEQSAVP